The proteins below come from a single Spiroplasma endosymbiont of Atherix ibis genomic window:
- a CDS encoding serine hydrolase domain-containing protein encodes MNNFENVIKKIQEIVEKKYFTGAVLKINQNKKNIFSYCFGINDLEKNSLMKEDLIFRAYSMTKTLTVAAFLTLVDEKKVSLKDPLSKFYPEFKNMKVLDKNNLDEVIECKNEILISHLLTMTSGFTYFGNKNKTQKETTNLLSNFAKKQNDKFMNYESFMKKLSEIPLEFEPGTNWKYGLSLDVIAAVIEKITKKSFRDFVKLKIFEPLKMFDSDFFLKDKSREAKVYEWSLINDEPNLKKIENFNFFIQELDKVPSMPMGGAGLFTTAKDYIKFLDFLLDGKDSKGNKLLSSQILNDMTKDQLKKIRKNFIWNLNQDYSYGFGVRVRVENKNYPLTEIDEFGWDGLLGSTALVDPKNRITMCLMLSSKPGHNKLVESEFFEALYKDLKNNKKINIVEKL; translated from the coding sequence ATGAATAATTTTGAAAATGTAATAAAAAAAATTCAAGAAATTGTTGAAAAAAAATATTTTACAGGTGCTGTTTTAAAAATTAATCAGAATAAAAAAAATATATTTTCTTATTGCTTTGGAATAAATGATTTAGAAAAAAATAGTTTAATGAAAGAAGATTTAATTTTTAGAGCATATTCAATGACAAAAACTTTGACAGTTGCAGCTTTTTTGACTTTAGTTGATGAAAAAAAAGTTTCTTTAAAAGATCCTTTATCTAAATTTTATCCAGAGTTTAAAAATATGAAAGTTTTAGATAAAAATAATTTAGATGAAGTAATAGAGTGTAAAAATGAAATTCTGATTAGTCATTTACTTACAATGACATCTGGATTTACATATTTTGGAAATAAAAATAAAACTCAAAAGGAAACTACAAATTTACTATCTAATTTTGCTAAAAAGCAAAATGATAAATTTATGAATTATGAATCTTTTATGAAAAAATTATCTGAAATACCTTTAGAGTTTGAACCAGGAACTAATTGGAAATATGGTCTATCTTTAGATGTTATTGCTGCTGTTATAGAAAAAATAACTAAAAAGTCTTTTAGAGACTTTGTTAAATTAAAAATTTTTGAACCTTTAAAAATGTTTGATAGTGATTTCTTTTTAAAAGATAAAAGTCGTGAAGCTAAGGTTTATGAATGAAGTTTAATAAATGATGAACCTAATTTAAAAAAAATTGAAAATTTTAATTTTTTTATTCAAGAGTTGGATAAAGTTCCAAGTATGCCAATGGGTGGGGCAGGTTTATTTACAACTGCAAAAGATTATATAAAATTTTTGGATTTTCTTTTAGATGGAAAAGATTCAAAAGGAAATAAATTATTGAGCTCTCAAATTCTTAATGATATGACAAAAGATCAATTAAAAAAAATAAGAAAAAATTTTATATGAAATTTAAATCAAGATTATAGCTATGGTTTTGGAGTAAGAGTAAGAGTAGAAAATAAAAATTATCCTTTAACAGAAATTGATGAATTTGGATGAGATGGATTATTAGGATCAACAGCTCTTGTAGATCCAAAAAATAGAATCACAATGTGTTTAATGTTAAGTTCGAAACCAGGTCATAATAAATTAGTAGAGTCAGAATTTTTTGAAGCTCTTTATAAGGATTTAAAAAATAATAAAAAAATTAATATAGTAGAGAAATTATAG
- a CDS encoding ATP-dependent helicase has protein sequence MIENLLKELNDEQLDSVITTDIPLRIIACAGSGKTRVITTKVAYLIEKEKISPFKILAVTFTNKAAQEMKDRVKKILPNLDRNPMITTFHSFCVRVLREDCEYIGLSKDFTIIDNSDQNKIIREIVKKLDIRDDKNKPEKKILSKISNWKTKQLTWEEAYEETFNIVEKKWAKVYRDYEQYLCDKNYLDFDDLILKVHKLFNENIDIREKWKMRFDYIMVDEFQDTNYTQFDLIKWLTKSRNNLTVFGDPDQTIYSWRGAKVNIILNFKSEFKNARTIMLTENYRSTKPILDIANYFIDNNKNREKKDIFTRKKEGEIVHVKEVASRNFEAKFVSKKIKELVETKEYKYSDMYVLYRTNAWSQEFEKEFQNQKIPFQLIGGFKFRDRKIIKDVTALLRTIAFKDDLAIDRVFGFTPKVGAVTASKLKQAAYDLNINLFDFLTKYKEEVYSISKNLNELIECLIKARKLFKENKSLLELAELLVKESVYKDRLDLKDKEDLESLQNLEAYYDQMEKYDFDYNQSEKEINRTINFLQEQALSSDEDNLKEVNKVTLLTIHSAKGLENKVIFIVGLNKDVFPSKMSFYSMESLEEERRAFYVAITRAQEKLFISYVSGEYSYISSGELGPSRFIQELNPDLYEIEKSIYFHSNNDISSSYRGSAKNLEIKPIKLEAGVVKGDKIKHMIFGKGNVIKVIEKHISVAFDDPKQGIKMIPINSSSWEKID, from the coding sequence ATGATAGAAAATTTATTAAAAGAGTTAAATGATGAGCAATTGGATTCTGTAATTACAACAGATATTCCTTTAAGAATTATAGCTTGTGCAGGAAGTGGTAAAACAAGAGTTATTACAACTAAGGTTGCATATCTAATAGAAAAAGAAAAAATAAGTCCTTTTAAAATATTGGCTGTAACATTTACTAATAAAGCAGCTCAAGAAATGAAAGATAGAGTAAAAAAAATACTTCCAAATTTAGATAGAAATCCCATGATAACAACTTTTCACTCTTTTTGTGTTCGAGTTTTAAGAGAAGATTGTGAATATATTGGTTTATCAAAGGATTTTACAATAATTGATAATTCTGATCAAAATAAAATAATTAGAGAAATTGTAAAAAAATTAGACATCAGAGATGATAAAAATAAGCCAGAAAAAAAGATTTTATCAAAAATAAGTAATTGAAAAACAAAACAATTAACTTGGGAAGAAGCTTATGAAGAAACTTTTAATATAGTGGAAAAAAAATGAGCAAAAGTTTATAGAGATTATGAGCAATATTTATGTGATAAAAACTATTTAGATTTTGATGATTTGATTTTAAAAGTACATAAATTGTTTAATGAGAATATAGATATCAGAGAAAAGTGAAAAATGCGTTTTGATTATATTATGGTTGATGAATTTCAAGATACAAATTATACTCAATTTGATTTAATTAAGTGATTAACAAAATCAAGAAATAATTTAACTGTTTTTGGTGATCCTGATCAAACAATTTATTCATGAAGAGGAGCAAAAGTTAATATCATTTTAAATTTTAAAAGTGAGTTTAAAAATGCAAGAACTATTATGTTAACTGAAAATTATAGATCTACAAAACCTATTTTAGACATTGCAAATTATTTTATTGATAATAATAAAAATAGAGAGAAAAAAGATATTTTCACACGAAAAAAGGAAGGAGAAATAGTTCATGTAAAAGAAGTTGCTTCAAGAAATTTTGAAGCAAAATTTGTCTCTAAAAAAATTAAAGAGTTAGTTGAAACAAAAGAATATAAATACTCAGACATGTATGTTTTATATCGAACTAATGCTTGATCTCAGGAGTTTGAAAAAGAATTTCAAAATCAAAAAATACCATTTCAATTAATTGGAGGATTTAAATTTAGAGATAGAAAAATTATTAAAGATGTTACTGCATTATTAAGAACTATTGCTTTTAAAGATGATTTAGCAATAGATAGAGTTTTTGGATTTACACCAAAAGTTGGTGCAGTAACTGCTTCAAAATTAAAACAAGCAGCTTATGATTTAAACATTAATTTGTTTGATTTTTTAACAAAATATAAAGAAGAGGTTTATTCAATTTCAAAAAATTTAAATGAACTAATAGAGTGTTTAATAAAAGCAAGAAAACTTTTTAAAGAGAATAAAAGTTTATTAGAATTAGCAGAATTACTTGTTAAAGAGTCTGTATATAAAGATAGATTAGATTTAAAAGATAAAGAAGATTTAGAATCTTTACAAAATTTAGAAGCTTATTATGATCAAATGGAGAAATATGATTTTGATTATAATCAATCTGAGAAAGAAATTAATAGAACTATAAATTTTTTACAAGAACAGGCTTTATCTAGTGATGAAGATAATTTAAAAGAAGTTAATAAAGTAACTTTATTAACTATTCATTCAGCAAAAGGATTAGAAAATAAAGTCATTTTTATTGTTGGTTTAAATAAAGATGTTTTTCCTTCAAAAATGAGTTTTTATTCAATGGAAAGTTTAGAAGAAGAAAGAAGGGCATTTTATGTTGCAATAACAAGAGCCCAGGAAAAACTTTTTATTTCTTATGTTTCTGGAGAATATTCTTATATTTCAAGTGGAGAATTAGGTCCTTCTAGATTTATTCAAGAATTAAATCCAGATTTATATGAGATTGAAAAAAGTATTTATTTTCATTCAAATAATGATATATCAAGTAGTTATAGAGGTAGTGCTAAAAACTTAGAAATTAAACCAATAAAATTAGAAGCTGGTGTTGTTAAAGGAGATAAAATTAAACATATGATTTTTGGAAAAGGGAATGTAATTAAAGTTATTGAAAAGCATATTTCAGTTGCTTTTGATGATCCAAAACAGGGTATTAAAATGATACCAATAAATTCAAGTTCATGAGAAAAAATAGATTAA
- the asnS gene encoding asparagine--tRNA ligase, whose translation MKDIRTLFLEFKNIKEVTLIARVRSNRQGKTVSFLVLTDGTTIKDVQVVYKSDVKGYNDAIQSRVSSIVEVRGIIVLTPDKQQDFEIQAQEIILLDQSIEEYPLQKKKHSPEFLREISHLRARTKTFQSIFKIRSVATFAIHKFFQEKNYVYVNTPIITENDAEGAGESFIVTTRQDGKYEEDFFGKKASLTVSGQLNGEAYAQAFKNIYTFGPTFRAENSNTSKHAAEFWMMEPEMAFCDLKENIKIIEELIKYLINYVFENAKEELEFCNENLEEGLIDKLNNVRSVKFVVNKYEEVIKILQKAVLDGHKFEESSIEFGLDLATEHERYICEVVNKCPTFVVDYPKEIKAFYMKQNDDNKTVAAADLLVPGIGELVGGSQREDDYNKIINRCKETGINLEELSWYNDLRKFGYYKSSGFGLGFERLIMYITGASNIRDVISFPRTPRNLLF comes from the coding sequence ATGAAAGATATTAGAACATTATTTTTAGAGTTTAAAAATATTAAAGAAGTTACTTTAATTGCAAGAGTGAGAAGTAACAGACAAGGAAAAACTGTAAGTTTTTTAGTTTTAACAGATGGAACTACAATAAAAGATGTACAAGTAGTTTATAAATCAGATGTTAAAGGATATAATGATGCAATACAATCAAGAGTTAGTTCAATAGTTGAAGTAAGAGGAATTATTGTTTTAACACCAGATAAACAACAAGATTTTGAAATACAAGCTCAAGAGATTATTTTATTAGATCAGTCTATTGAAGAGTATCCGCTTCAAAAAAAAAAGCATTCACCAGAATTTTTAAGAGAGATTTCTCATTTAAGAGCTAGGACAAAAACATTTCAGTCAATCTTTAAAATTAGATCAGTTGCAACATTTGCGATACATAAATTTTTTCAAGAAAAAAATTATGTATATGTTAATACACCAATAATTACAGAAAATGATGCAGAAGGTGCAGGAGAATCTTTTATAGTTACAACAAGACAAGATGGAAAATATGAAGAAGATTTTTTTGGTAAAAAAGCAAGTCTTACTGTTTCAGGTCAATTAAATGGCGAAGCTTATGCTCAAGCATTTAAAAATATTTATACATTTGGTCCAACATTTAGAGCTGAAAATTCTAATACCTCAAAGCATGCAGCTGAATTTTGAATGATGGAACCAGAAATGGCATTTTGTGATTTAAAAGAAAATATAAAAATTATTGAAGAACTTATAAAATATTTAATTAATTATGTTTTTGAAAATGCAAAAGAAGAATTGGAATTTTGTAATGAAAATTTAGAAGAGGGTTTAATTGATAAATTGAATAATGTTAGAAGCGTTAAATTTGTAGTTAATAAATATGAAGAAGTTATAAAGATTCTTCAAAAAGCAGTTTTAGATGGACATAAATTTGAAGAATCATCTATTGAGTTTGGTCTAGATTTAGCAACTGAGCATGAAAGATATATATGTGAAGTTGTAAATAAATGTCCTACTTTTGTAGTTGATTATCCAAAAGAAATTAAAGCTTTTTATATGAAACAAAATGATGATAATAAAACTGTAGCAGCAGCAGATTTATTAGTACCTGGAATAGGTGAATTAGTTGGGGGAAGTCAAAGAGAAGATGACTATAATAAAATAATTAATAGATGTAAGGAAACGGGTATCAATCTTGAAGAATTAAGTTGATATAATGATTTAAGAAAATTTGGTTATTATAAATCTTCTGGTTTTGGATTAGGATTTGAAAGACTTATAATGTATATTACAGGAGCTTCAAATATAAGAGATGTTATTTCATTTCCAAGAACTCCAAGAAATTTACTATTTTAA
- the nrdF gene encoding class 1b ribonucleoside-diphosphate reductase subunit beta has product MAKKKNQYYYDSLSPIEFAMSKFKGRMRSVNWNIMNDDKDLEVWNRATQNFWLPEKIPVSNDLVSWKTLTPEWQQLVTRTFTGLTLLDTIQATVGDVAQVPNSLTDHEQVIYTNFAFMVAVHARSYGTIFSTLCSSEQIEEAHEWVINCKSLQERAKALIPYYVGNDSLKSKVAAALMPGFLLYGGFYLPFYLSSRGKLPNTSDIIRLILRDKVIHNYYSGYKYQRKVEKLSPKEQAEMKKFVFDLLYELIDLENKFLYELYDGFGIADDAVRFSLYNAGKFLQNLGYESPFTEEETRIEPEIFTQLSARADENHDFFSGNGSSYVMGVTEETSDEDWEF; this is encoded by the coding sequence ATGGCAAAGAAAAAAAACCAGTACTATTACGATTCTCTTTCTCCAATTGAGTTTGCAATGAGTAAATTTAAAGGAAGAATGAGATCAGTAAATTGAAATATTATGAATGATGATAAAGATTTAGAGGTTTGAAATAGAGCAACTCAAAATTTCTGATTACCTGAAAAAATTCCAGTTTCAAATGATTTAGTATCTTGAAAAACTTTAACTCCAGAATGACAACAATTAGTTACAAGAACTTTTACAGGATTAACATTGCTTGATACAATACAAGCAACTGTAGGAGATGTTGCACAAGTTCCAAATTCATTAACAGATCATGAACAAGTAATTTATACTAATTTTGCATTTATGGTAGCAGTTCATGCAAGATCATATGGAACAATTTTTTCTACTTTATGTTCAAGTGAACAAATTGAAGAAGCGCATGAATGAGTAATTAATTGTAAAAGTTTGCAAGAAAGAGCTAAGGCTTTAATTCCTTATTATGTGGGAAATGATTCTTTAAAATCTAAAGTAGCAGCAGCACTTATGCCAGGGTTTTTATTATATGGTGGATTTTATTTACCATTTTATTTATCATCTCGTGGTAAATTACCAAATACTTCAGATATAATAAGATTAATTTTAAGAGATAAAGTTATTCATAACTATTATAGTGGTTATAAATATCAAAGAAAAGTTGAAAAATTATCTCCTAAAGAACAAGCTGAAATGAAAAAATTTGTTTTTGATTTATTATATGAATTGATTGATTTAGAAAATAAATTTTTATATGAGTTATATGATGGATTTGGAATTGCAGATGATGCAGTAAGATTTAGTTTATATAATGCTGGAAAGTTTTTACAAAACTTAGGTTATGAATCTCCATTTACTGAAGAAGAGACAAGAATTGAACCTGAGATTTTTACTCAATTATCAGCTAGAGCTGATGAAAATCATGATTTCTTTTCTGGAAATGGTTCATCATATGTTATGGGTGTTACTGAAGAAACTTCAGATGAAGATTGAGAATTTTAA
- the nrdI gene encoding class Ib ribonucleoside-diphosphate reductase assembly flavoprotein NrdI has translation MHEDVIKISKKYIKKPKGKVFVVYFSSISNNTHRFMEKLDVNYSRIPYDLENELIVDKEYVLITPTYAGGGGDKKGSVPAQVVKFLNNEVNRNLCRGVIASGNTNFGDTFAIAGPIISKKLKVPFLYQFELLGTRHDVDTVRKILDDLWEEKENE, from the coding sequence ATGCATGAAGATGTAATAAAAATATCTAAAAAATATATTAAAAAACCAAAAGGAAAAGTATTTGTTGTATATTTTTCCTCAATATCAAACAACACACATAGATTTATGGAAAAGTTAGATGTAAATTATTCAAGAATTCCTTACGATTTAGAAAATGAATTAATTGTAGATAAGGAATATGTTTTAATAACTCCAACATATGCTGGTGGTGGTGGAGATAAAAAAGGATCTGTTCCAGCTCAAGTTGTAAAATTTTTAAATAATGAAGTTAATAGAAATTTGTGTAGAGGTGTAATAGCATCAGGAAATACAAATTTTGGTGACACATTTGCTATTGCAGGACCTATAATTTCAAAAAAATTAAAAGTACCTTTTTTATATCAATTTGAACTTTTAGGAACAAGACATGATGTTGATACAGTTAGAAAAATCTTAGACGATTTATGAGAGGAAAAAGAAAATGAATAA
- a CDS encoding RDD family protein, producing the protein MEKQNNKSHLKKSSHKLVKPHLGRIFLSRLFDIIICSVPTIVLSFLNPIHDWKTFLINISISQVILFVYFILVPYFLKGNTLGKLIFNLRLKKEDQSKIKLKDILFREFYFLYIPLLFQIIVQIIMGIIIFTNSKETDLSFVLRIINSIGYTFLAIWFIYIPLTIYLQEENISSVDLKLNIRVYYLEKILIFEKKEIYKKHIHLENDRPGKVDVSEIDKIIGEENE; encoded by the coding sequence ATGGAAAAACAAAATAATAAATCTCATTTAAAAAAATCTTCTCATAAATTGGTAAAACCACATTTGGGAAGAATTTTTTTATCTAGACTTTTTGATATTATTATTTGTTCAGTGCCTACAATAGTTTTATCTTTTTTAAATCCCATTCATGATTGAAAAACATTTCTTATAAATATTTCAATAAGTCAGGTTATACTATTTGTGTATTTTATTTTAGTTCCTTATTTTTTGAAAGGAAATACACTTGGGAAATTAATTTTTAATTTAAGATTAAAAAAAGAAGACCAATCAAAAATTAAGTTAAAAGATATATTATTTAGAGAGTTTTATTTTTTATATATTCCTTTATTATTTCAAATTATAGTTCAAATAATTATGGGGATTATAATTTTTACTAATTCTAAAGAGACAGATTTAAGTTTTGTACTGAGAATTATAAATAGTATTGGTTATACATTTTTAGCTATTTGATTTATATATATACCTTTAACAATATATTTGCAAGAAGAAAATATTTCTTCTGTAGATTTAAAACTAAATATAAGAGTATATTATTTAGAGAAAATATTAATATTTGAAAAAAAGGAAATTTATAAAAAACATATTCATTTAGAAAATGATAGACCTGGAAAAGTAGATGTATCTGAAATTGATAAAATAATAGGAGAAGAAAATGAATAA
- a CDS encoding HPr family phosphocarrier protein: MTSFTAKVIDPVGLHARPASVLTKEASKFASEIKIKCGDKEGNLKSIMNVMALAVKTGAEITIEANGEDEKEAIETIEKAMKDNSII; this comes from the coding sequence ATGACTTCATTCACAGCTAAAGTAATTGATCCAGTTGGATTACATGCAAGACCTGCATCAGTTTTAACTAAAGAAGCTTCAAAATTTGCTTCAGAAATTAAAATTAAATGTGGAGACAAAGAAGGTAATTTAAAATCAATTATGAACGTTATGGCACTTGCAGTTAAAACAGGTGCTGAAATTACAATTGAAGCAAATGGCGAAGATGAAAAAGAAGCTATTGAAACAATTGAAAAAGCAATGAAAGATAACTCAATTATCTAG
- a CDS encoding alpha/beta hydrolase — translation MKKKKRIRKNKLINTIKRGFKTFYGIMEKPFSESNFKVSKKIKEFNKTKEDRKWLKEILTTNKIVRKFYKRPELEIGDFENVSLFCFKSRDNIKLAGLIYEPNKNSNKWVIASHWFAGHKSWALHHAMTFVKMGYNIISYDFRGHGQSQNYSTTMGGKEHFDLMGAVDWLKENRKIDQLAFMGTSMGGFVSNYCSVLYQEELKKLNFKFIISDVAYASIFTLFLHIKKVYLWVIPKIKTKKFINKIIEKQNKQESNINLHEVNLFTLLEKKGNKNLFPTLFFHSTDDRVTSPTDTYELIIKRSFEQDDFLMFNFSMHTQAIRYHFKSFNYKMAEFISKFEKDKTLFKNIIDDWKLAELEKKDEISILLK, via the coding sequence ATGAAAAAAAAGAAAAGAATTAGAAAAAATAAACTTATAAATACTATTAAAAGAGGTTTTAAAACTTTTTATGGAATTATGGAGAAACCTTTTTCTGAATCAAATTTTAAGGTTTCTAAAAAAATTAAAGAATTTAATAAAACAAAAGAAGATAGAAAATGATTAAAAGAGATTCTAACTACTAATAAAATAGTTAGAAAGTTTTATAAAAGACCTGAACTTGAAATAGGTGATTTTGAAAATGTCTCTCTTTTTTGTTTTAAATCAAGAGATAATATTAAACTTGCAGGTTTAATTTATGAGCCAAATAAGAATTCAAATAAGTGAGTTATTGCATCTCACTGATTTGCAGGACATAAATCATGAGCCCTACACCATGCTATGACATTTGTTAAAATGGGTTACAATATTATTTCATATGATTTTAGAGGTCATGGTCAATCTCAAAATTATTCTACAACAATGGGAGGTAAAGAGCATTTTGATTTGATGGGAGCTGTTGACTGATTAAAAGAAAATCGAAAAATTGATCAGCTTGCATTTATGGGTACAAGCATGGGAGGTTTTGTTTCAAATTATTGTTCAGTACTTTATCAAGAAGAATTAAAAAAACTAAATTTTAAATTTATTATTTCTGATGTTGCATATGCAAGTATATTTACTTTATTTTTACACATAAAAAAAGTTTATTTGTGAGTAATTCCTAAGATAAAAACGAAAAAATTTATTAATAAAATTATTGAAAAACAAAATAAGCAAGAATCTAATATAAATCTTCATGAAGTAAATCTTTTTACATTATTAGAAAAAAAGGGAAATAAAAATTTATTTCCAACTTTATTTTTCCATTCAACAGATGATAGAGTTACAAGTCCTACAGATACTTATGAACTTATAATTAAAAGAAGTTTTGAACAAGATGATTTTTTAATGTTTAATTTTTCAATGCACACACAAGCTATTAGATATCATTTTAAAAGTTTTAATTATAAAATGGCAGAGTTTATTTCTAAGTTTGAAAAAGATAAAACTTTATTTAAAAATATTATAGATGATTGAAAATTAGCAGAATTGGAAAAAAAAGATGAAATTTCTATTTTACTAAAATAA
- a CDS encoding glycosyltransferase family 2 protein: MLVSFVITWQEIEENINATLQSVLDQTDKDYEIILISDKMIEENNELSILRNYFWDIDNLKIVVNSSIQGAAVCWNTAIDLAEGEYTKFISQGDTINSDFVKVLRENLSKFKNEEIDLIEYNVQLSGLSNKCIGTYLEKGKIYNLVENYEPLAQISATISNKLFRTNLLKKFGFKFRRFVRFDMLFVYKVLGQADSYLFLDSEPLEIMSLGPIQYSAFDLVNQWTHILNYYRRIGKFKDLKDYLNYAYYKTLIHIWLWNIRKYNNKLLIKKSGSFANRKFEDKREDFLKNNEAFKKTKDIKFIEIVESFPTYIKNLLKLAK; this comes from the coding sequence GTGTTAGTTTCGTTTGTTATTACATGGCAAGAAATTGAAGAAAATATTAATGCCACATTACAAAGTGTTCTTGATCAAACTGATAAAGATTATGAAATAATTTTAATTTCAGATAAAATGATAGAAGAAAATAATGAATTATCTATATTAAGAAATTATTTTTGAGATATTGATAATTTAAAAATAGTTGTTAATAGCTCAATTCAAGGAGCAGCAGTTTGTTGAAATACTGCAATTGATTTAGCTGAAGGTGAGTATACTAAGTTTATTTCTCAAGGTGATACTATCAATTCTGATTTTGTAAAAGTTCTTAGAGAAAATTTAAGTAAATTTAAAAATGAAGAAATTGATTTAATAGAATATAATGTTCAATTAAGTGGATTGTCTAATAAGTGTATAGGTACTTATTTAGAAAAAGGTAAAATTTATAATTTAGTTGAAAATTATGAACCACTTGCACAAATTAGTGCAACTATTTCAAATAAATTATTCAGAACAAATTTATTAAAAAAATTTGGATTTAAATTTAGAAGATTTGTAAGATTTGATATGTTATTTGTCTATAAAGTTTTAGGTCAAGCAGATTCTTATTTATTTTTAGATTCAGAACCATTAGAAATAATGTCTTTAGGTCCAATTCAATATTCTGCATTCGATTTAGTAAATCAATGAACACATATTTTAAATTACTATAGAAGAATTGGAAAATTTAAAGACTTAAAAGATTATTTAAATTATGCTTATTATAAAACATTAATTCATATATGATTGTGAAATATTAGAAAATATAATAATAAGTTATTAATTAAAAAATCTGGGAGTTTTGCAAATCGAAAATTTGAAGATAAAAGAGAAGATTTTTTAAAAAATAATGAGGCTTTTAAAAAAACTAAAGATATTAAATTTATTGAAATAGTTGAAAGTTTTCCTACTTACATTAAGAATTTATTAAAACTTGCAAAATAA